TCCTTGGCGCGGGCCAGATCCGCTTCCACGATCCAGTAAAACTGTTTGTGGGCACCGCGACTCAATTCGTCAAGCTTCGTTTCGGCGTCCTCCCGTCTGGAGTAGCACTCGACGACAAAACGTCCGCCGTTGTCATCCTGCCGCCAGAGTTCGAAAACCTGCGCCATCTCCGCCCTCTCTCGCCCCAAATGCACGAAAGGGGCGTCGAATAACGCCCCTTTCGTAAAATCATCCCTGTCGCACGGGATTACTTACCGACCACCTGGGTGCGGGTGAAGACCGCGCGCAGCGCCATCCCCTCCCCTTCGATGTTGTCGCGGGCGCCTTCCTCGCGATCGACCAGGGTGACGATACCGACCACCTCCAGCCCTTCTTCCCGAGCCCGCTCCACCGCCTTCATCGACGAACCGCCGGTGGTCGTCACGTCCTCGACAATCACCACCCGCGAGCCTTTGGGCAGATTCTTGCGCCCTTCCAGCCACTGGCCGGTGCCGTGACCTTTCGGCTCCTTGCGGATGATGAAGGCGTGCACATCGGCGCCCTCCAGTTGGGCGGCGATGGAAGTCGCGGTGGCGATGGGATCAGCGCCCAGAGTCAGACCGCCGACGCCGTGGATCGGCCCGGCAAAGGCCTTGACTTCTTTCCAGAACGCCTTGCCGACCAGAAGCCCGCCTTTGGCGTGGAGAGTCGTTTGCTTGCCGTCGAAATAAAAATTACTCTTGCGTCCCGAAGCCAGGGTCACTTCCCGCTCTTCATAGGAAAGCTCCCGGACAATCGCCATCAATTCGTCTCTCTCCGCCTGTGTCATGAAAATCCTCCCAATGGATATGAATCAGGCCGCCGTAAAGCGGCACTCGTTTTTAAAATAGTCCCAACTGGCTATCGTCCTTGAGCCGCGGAAACCGCACCGGATAACTGCCGCTGAAGCAGGCGTCACAGTAGCCTTTACGCCCATCAATGATCGGCGCGCCGGCGGCGGCGTGCATCCCCTCCAAAGAGAGATAGCCGAGGGTGTCCGAGGTGATGTAGCGGTTGATCTCCTCCACCGTATGGGAAGAGGAAATCAGCTCCTTGCGGGTCGGGGTGTCGATGCCGTAGAAGCAGGGGTAACTGGTCGGCGGGCAGGAGATGCGCACATGCACCTCCTTGGCCCCGGCGTTGCGAATCATCTTGATGATTTTGCGAGCCGTGGTGCCACGCACGATCGAGTCATCGATAACGACCACCCGCTTGCCTTCGATGATCTCCCGTACCGGGTTGAGCTTGATCTTCACCCCGAAATGGCGGATCGACTGCTGGGGCTCGATGAAGGTGCGCCCCACGTAGTGATTGCGGATCAGACCAAGCTGAAAAGGGATGCCCGATTCCTCGGCGTAGCCGATGGCCGCCGGCACCCCTGAGTCGGGGATGGGAACGACCAGATCGGCTTCCACTGGATGTTCGCGGGCCAACTGCCGGCCAAAATCCTTGCGTACCTGATAGACCTGCTGGCCGAAAATGGTACTGTCCGGCCGGGCGAAATAGATGTGTTCGAAGATACAGGGGGATGGCTGGGTCTGCTCGAAGGGACGGAAGGATTGCAGACCGGTTTTATCGATGAGGATCATCTCCCCCGGCTCGATCTCGCGGATGAATTGGGCTTCGATAAGATCGAGAGCGCAGGTTTCCGAAGCGACAATGTAGGCGCCGTCGAGTTTGCCGAGAACCAGCGGCCGAAAACCGTTGGGGTCGCGCACTGCGAGCATCCGGGTCTCGGTAAGAAAGATCAGGCTGTACGCCCCCTTGACCTGGTTGAGCGCCATCGTCACCCGCTCGGTGAGGGAATCGCACTCGGAACGGGCGAGCAGATGCATGATGACTTCGGTGTCGGCGACGGTGGAAAAGATCGAGCCCTTGCGCTCCAGGTCGTTGCGCACCTCCTGAGCATTGACCAGGTTGCCGTTGTGGGCGACGGCGATGCTGCCGCGATGGTAATCGACGAGAATCGGCTGACAGTTCTTGAAGTCGTTCCCTCCCGCCGTCGAATAGCGCACATGACCGATGGCG
This genomic stretch from Desulfuromonas acetexigens harbors:
- the purF gene encoding amidophosphoribosyltransferase, coding for MFDKFNDECGVFGIYGHPEAANLTYLGLYALQHRGQESCGIVSSDGARLRAHKGMGLVADVFKQDSIFESLPGSNAIGHVRYSTAGGNDFKNCQPILVDYHRGSIAVAHNGNLVNAQEVRNDLERKGSIFSTVADTEVIMHLLARSECDSLTERVTMALNQVKGAYSLIFLTETRMLAVRDPNGFRPLVLGKLDGAYIVASETCALDLIEAQFIREIEPGEMILIDKTGLQSFRPFEQTQPSPCIFEHIYFARPDSTIFGQQVYQVRKDFGRQLAREHPVEADLVVPIPDSGVPAAIGYAEESGIPFQLGLIRNHYVGRTFIEPQQSIRHFGVKIKLNPVREIIEGKRVVVIDDSIVRGTTARKIIKMIRNAGAKEVHVRISCPPTSYPCFYGIDTPTRKELISSSHTVEEINRYITSDTLGYLSLEGMHAAAGAPIIDGRKGYCDACFSGSYPVRFPRLKDDSQLGLF
- the pyrE gene encoding orotate phosphoribosyltransferase, with the translated sequence MTQAERDELMAIVRELSYEEREVTLASGRKSNFYFDGKQTTLHAKGGLLVGKAFWKEVKAFAGPIHGVGGLTLGADPIATATSIAAQLEGADVHAFIIRKEPKGHGTGQWLEGRKNLPKGSRVVIVEDVTTTGGSSMKAVERAREEGLEVVGIVTLVDREEGARDNIEGEGMALRAVFTRTQVVGK